ACGCCGACCGAGGTCCCCCCCTTGTCGTCAAGCTTCTCCACCTGCCGGTTCCCGGCTGTCCAGCCCTCCTTGACGAGGGCGGCGACCGTCCGGTCGTACTTCCCCCGCGCCCCCTCCACCACGGGCCCGACGTACTGCCAGGCGGCCGTGCAGGCGACGGCGCGCTGGGCGATCCGGTCCCGCTCCGCAGTGGGCGTGGCCGTCGGGGTCACGGCGCCCGGCTCGGGCAGCTCGGACTTCGGCAGTCCCGCCCCGGCCACGGCCGCACGGATCTCCTCCTGCGCCGCCTCACGCCCGAAGCCCCCGGACCCGGCCCCCTCCGCACCGCACCCGGCGCCGAACAGCACCGCCGCCAGCACGCCCGCGACCGCCGCCATGTCTCTCGTACGCATGGTCAGCCCACCGGGTTCTCGTCGAGGCCGGCCTTCTTCGCGCAGGCGACGTCGAAGGCCATCGCCTTGACCTCACCCTGCCCGGTTCCGGCGCGGTACTCCGTCGTCACGCTCCAGCCGCGCTGCTCCAGGACGGTCTGGACGTCGATGACCGTACGGGCCTCGTCCTCGGCCCTGCGCTCCTTCCGCCGCCCGGACTGCTCCCAGCCGCGCTCCTCCAACTCGCGCACCAGCGCCTCGTACTGCGGGACGCCCGCGGGGGCGCCCTCCGCGCCGTAGCCCATGTACGCGATCACGCAGCCCTTGCCGCGGCCGCGGTCCGCCATGGCGGCCCAGTCCGGGTCGGCGGGCGGCGTGCCCGCGTCCACCACCGAGCTGTCGATGTCCGCCTGCACCACGGCCTTGGTGAGCGGTCCCGTCCCTGTCGGCCGGGGGGCGACGGACGTCGGGCCCGCCGCTCCCGTACCGTTCGCGTTCCCACCGCACCCCGTGACGCCGACGGCCTTGGCCATGGTCAAGGCCACGACGGCGGCCCCCCTCTTCCCGTGCACAGTCGTCCCCTCCCAGATCACCGGGCTGGACGCCCCGTGATCGAGGAAGCAGTGTGCCACGGGGCGGAGCGGCTACTCCTCCGGCGGATAGACCGGTTCGCCGCCGTCCGCGAGGGTGATCAGGATGGCTTCCACCGGGCAGCCCTCGGCCGCCGCGAGCAACGCCTCTCCCGCGTCCAGCTCCGGTTCCGCCGGATGGGACTGCCGGGCCGTGTCGAGACGGAAGGAGGCCGGGGCGTGGTTGACGCACATACCGGAGCCGATGCAGACGCTCCGGTCGACCTCGACGTTCCAGCGGTCCCCCATCACTCCCCCGCCGGGCCCTCGTAGCCACCCG
Above is a genomic segment from Streptomyces sp. NBC_00094 containing:
- a CDS encoding ferredoxin, coding for MGDRWNVEVDRSVCIGSGMCVNHAPASFRLDTARQSHPAEPELDAGEALLAAAEGCPVEAILITLADGGEPVYPPEE